One window of the Pyrinomonadaceae bacterium genome contains the following:
- the hypD gene encoding hydrogenase formation protein HypD, with product MKYVDEFRDPEKAQFLLKEIRVLVPQILKSRTGTDPVYIMEVCGGHTHAIFRYGVETMLPDGIELIHGPGCPVCVLPMGRVDDCVALAHMPGMIFTTFGDAMRVPGSKESLLQAKANGADVRMVYSPLDSLRIAKENPDRQVVFFALGFETTMPSTALTVLRAKKEGVKNFSMFCNHITIIPTIKAILDSPDLQLDGFLGPGHVSMVIGNSSYRFIAEHYKKPLVIAGFEPLDILHGLWMVLKQIAEGRTEIENQYNRVVPDGGNTVALDAIGKVFELREFFEWRGLGSIDHSGVRMTEEYADFDAERRFSVPALKIADPKSCQCGEVLKGVIKPWDCKVFGRECTPETPLGALMVSSEGACAAYYQYGDIEKIHDTRAMVKEMA from the coding sequence ATGAAATACGTCGATGAATTCCGAGATCCCGAGAAGGCGCAGTTCCTGCTGAAGGAAATCCGCGTCCTCGTGCCCCAAATCTTAAAGAGCCGAACTGGAACTGATCCGGTTTACATCATGGAGGTATGCGGAGGCCATACGCACGCCATCTTCCGATACGGCGTCGAGACAATGCTCCCTGATGGCATTGAGTTGATCCATGGTCCAGGTTGTCCGGTATGTGTTTTACCCATGGGACGCGTTGACGACTGCGTGGCTCTGGCCCACATGCCCGGAATGATCTTCACTACGTTTGGTGACGCGATGCGCGTGCCCGGCTCGAAAGAGAGCTTGTTGCAGGCCAAGGCCAATGGGGCCGACGTGCGGATGGTGTACTCGCCGCTTGATTCTCTGCGGATTGCAAAGGAAAACCCGGATCGGCAGGTCGTCTTCTTCGCATTAGGTTTTGAAACAACCATGCCCAGCACGGCACTCACTGTGCTGAGGGCGAAAAAAGAAGGCGTCAAGAATTTCTCGATGTTTTGTAATCACATTACGATCATCCCCACGATCAAGGCGATCCTCGACTCACCTGACCTGCAGTTGGACGGGTTCCTTGGTCCGGGCCATGTCAGCATGGTTATCGGCAATTCGTCATACCGCTTTATCGCCGAGCATTACAAAAAGCCGTTGGTAATTGCGGGTTTTGAACCGCTCGATATCCTGCACGGCCTTTGGATGGTGCTCAAACAGATTGCCGAGGGACGCACCGAGATCGAGAACCAGTACAACCGCGTGGTTCCGGACGGCGGGAACACAGTGGCTCTTGATGCGATCGGCAAAGTCTTCGAATTGAGGGAGTTCTTTGAATGGCGTGGTCTCGGTTCAATTGACCATTCAGGAGTTCGGATGACCGAGGAGTACGCGGACTTTGACGCGGAACGGAGATTCTCAGTCCCGGCCCTTAAGATTGCCGATCCAAAATCGTGCCAATGCGGCGAAGTACTCAAGGGTGTCATCAAGCCGTGGGACTGCAAAGTCTTCGGCAGAGAGTGTACTCCGGAGACACCGCTGGGCGCGCTTATGGTTTCGTCTGAAGGCGCCTGTGCCGCCTATTATCAGTACGGCGACATCGAGAAGATTCATGACACCAGGGCGATGGTCAAGGAGATGGCATGA
- a CDS encoding phytanoyl-CoA dioxygenase family protein, which translates to MKRHEDSVPVRSLTPLELEKFRREGLLTDFQLYPAERAGPLRAALQDVLSLPSTAPCHQGFPLKAQLEFDRHLDRRLIYELCTLPQIIRPIKQILGDDVMLFKSQFFAKPPGGLEIPWHQESYFWEVQRGWITMWLAVDDATPENGALRVISGSHTHTREHFPVPPDSNYWSTFKLAAIPGESDPIVDCSMPAGHFMLFDDLLHNSPCNPTALPRLSFTARYARPDFDVHDIADYPNLMVSGHQKDSALRFVAPPDSGPGLADVWQECICF; encoded by the coding sequence GTGAAGCGTCACGAGGACAGCGTACCGGTGCGGTCTCTGACCCCCCTTGAATTGGAAAAATTCCGGCGCGAGGGCTTGCTCACTGACTTTCAACTCTATCCGGCTGAACGAGCGGGACCGCTCAGGGCCGCCCTGCAGGATGTGCTCTCGCTTCCATCGACGGCGCCCTGCCATCAAGGGTTCCCCCTGAAAGCTCAGCTCGAGTTTGACCGGCATCTCGACCGCCGGCTGATTTACGAACTGTGCACCCTTCCGCAAATCATTCGTCCCATTAAACAAATCCTCGGTGACGACGTGATGTTGTTCAAGTCACAGTTCTTCGCGAAGCCGCCGGGCGGTCTCGAGATCCCTTGGCATCAGGAGTCCTACTTTTGGGAAGTGCAGAGAGGGTGGATCACGATGTGGCTCGCGGTCGACGACGCAACGCCGGAGAACGGTGCGCTGCGCGTGATCAGCGGCAGTCACACGCACACGCGCGAGCATTTTCCCGTGCCGCCCGACAGCAATTATTGGAGCACCTTCAAGCTCGCGGCAATACCAGGCGAATCTGATCCTATCGTCGATTGTTCAATGCCCGCAGGACACTTCATGCTGTTTGACGACCTGCTTCATAATTCTCCTTGCAATCCCACCGCGCTTCCGCGTTTGAGCTTTACGGCTCGCTACGCTCGACCTGACTTCGACGTTCACGATATCGCGGACTATCCGAACCTGATGGTGAGCGGCCATCAAAAAGACTCTGCGTTGCGCTTCGTAGCTCCGCCAGATAGTGGACCCGGCCTCGCCGACGTTTGGCAGGAATGCATTTGTTTCTGA
- a CDS encoding glycosyltransferase, with product MDHAKLGQLDFGKIAREKSISRRTLILLQATRSVLSGIRRSGIIEERIVKSLTMVSWELDPFYTQGGTAYAIRRLADQLTQLGIVTRVLLPDCTDARPGQNITPLLKPMLLKMPPELLRAPRGVQCREFGRAALVAEEQIRNNGGSDALIAHSLEGAGFIVLRNGKRSPEPSVFWLHSLYDPPICDFLKDQRAVLPSRSLLASAVKMADIVVTSQGILKDAQEFEWPDQLKELQQALTVATAENRVLTVESLGCLPEVEKNSQNKVIQSSNLEKLKNVPSPYVLFPARPSVDKGLGIFAAIAERLREHKIACVAVRRPAQGVKSESPSHNAPIYWLPWLTQDELAVAIRNASCTVLPSITEGFGLAAAESISQGVSTLYQQVGGHHCLQSLPHALPVPLTTTERASLYGLWSELFGADDYWSVWTRHEVSLRPLVDKWVEAIRSAVARADGTSGIIENGIFPETPVEERWGNKLRRRIELGANA from the coding sequence ATGGATCATGCTAAACTTGGACAACTCGATTTCGGAAAAATCGCACGTGAAAAGTCCATCTCACGCCGGACATTGATTCTGCTTCAGGCTACTAGATCGGTTCTTTCGGGTATTCGGCGATCAGGCATCATTGAGGAGCGGATTGTGAAATCGTTGACCATGGTCTCCTGGGAGTTAGATCCGTTTTACACCCAGGGCGGCACCGCGTATGCAATTCGACGGCTGGCTGACCAGTTGACGCAGCTGGGGATTGTCACCAGGGTTCTCTTACCGGATTGTACGGACGCTCGCCCCGGTCAGAACATCACGCCTTTGCTGAAGCCGATGCTCTTGAAAATGCCGCCCGAACTCCTTCGTGCTCCCCGGGGTGTGCAATGCCGAGAGTTTGGTCGTGCTGCGCTGGTGGCTGAGGAGCAGATTAGAAACAACGGCGGATCAGACGCGCTCATTGCTCACAGCCTCGAAGGCGCAGGGTTCATCGTCCTGCGGAACGGGAAGCGTTCGCCCGAGCCGTCAGTCTTTTGGCTTCACAGTCTTTACGACCCGCCAATCTGTGACTTTTTGAAAGATCAACGCGCAGTGCTCCCGTCCCGATCCTTGCTCGCTTCTGCCGTGAAGATGGCCGATATCGTGGTCACGAGCCAGGGTATCTTAAAGGACGCGCAAGAGTTCGAATGGCCTGACCAACTCAAAGAGTTGCAGCAAGCACTCACGGTCGCGACGGCCGAAAATCGAGTGCTCACCGTCGAGTCCCTGGGGTGCCTTCCGGAGGTCGAGAAGAATTCGCAGAACAAAGTGATTCAGAGTTCAAATCTGGAGAAGCTGAAAAACGTTCCGTCACCCTATGTTCTTTTCCCGGCCCGGCCGTCGGTAGACAAAGGTCTTGGCATTTTCGCAGCGATTGCGGAGCGACTGCGCGAGCACAAAATCGCGTGTGTGGCGGTGCGGCGACCCGCGCAGGGAGTTAAGTCGGAAAGCCCGTCTCACAACGCGCCGATTTACTGGTTGCCATGGCTCACGCAGGATGAGTTGGCCGTCGCGATTCGCAACGCGTCATGCACGGTGCTGCCCAGTATTACGGAAGGTTTCGGTTTGGCTGCCGCAGAGTCGATCAGCCAGGGTGTCAGCACTCTTTATCAACAAGTTGGCGGTCACCATTGTTTGCAGTCACTTCCCCACGCACTGCCAGTCCCCCTGACGACCACCGAGCGGGCAAGCCTTTATGGCCTATGGTCAGAATTATTTGGCGCTGACGACTATTGGTCCGTTTGGACCAGGCATGAAGTTTCGTTGAGGCCACTGGTCGATAAATGGGTCGAAGCCATCCGATCGGCCGTGGCTCGTGCGGATGGTACCAGCGGAATAATTGAAAACGGCATTTTTCCTGAAACGCCGGTGGAGGAGCGGTGGGGAAATAAACTTCGTCGGCGGATTGAATTGGGCGCGAACGCTTAA
- a CDS encoding SIS domain-containing protein: MSLAEDPNLKGLYPFLHGRKQDPSLMNSALLESVRQKANNHHDVIDAFFARNGQEVVAAAGAIADVYRGNGRLFTMGNGGSSCDAAHVAVEFLHPITAGRVALTAIDLTADRTMMTAVANDVGFQHVFVRQMIAQARAGDGLIGISTSGNSDNLVKAFAKAKEMGVTTIGLAGMSGGEMAKIGLDHCLVVETDSIHRVQECHVIIYHILWDLVHTLLADDRGSLAVMG, encoded by the coding sequence ATGAGTCTGGCGGAAGACCCAAATCTGAAGGGGCTCTACCCTTTCCTGCACGGCAGGAAGCAAGATCCATCGTTGATGAATTCTGCTTTGCTCGAGTCTGTCCGGCAAAAAGCAAACAATCATCACGACGTGATCGATGCCTTTTTCGCCAGGAATGGACAGGAAGTCGTCGCGGCTGCAGGAGCTATTGCCGATGTCTATCGCGGCAACGGCCGGCTCTTTACGATGGGCAATGGCGGCTCAAGCTGCGACGCGGCGCACGTGGCCGTCGAGTTTCTGCACCCGATCACCGCCGGCCGGGTCGCGCTGACGGCAATCGATCTGACCGCCGACCGGACGATGATGACCGCGGTGGCCAATGACGTCGGCTTCCAGCATGTCTTTGTGCGTCAGATGATTGCCCAGGCACGCGCCGGAGACGGCTTGATAGGCATCTCGACGAGCGGAAACTCAGACAATCTGGTGAAGGCTTTTGCGAAAGCAAAAGAGATGGGTGTAACAACCATCGGCTTGGCCGGAATGAGCGGTGGCGAAATGGCAAAGATTGGCTTGGACCACTGCCTGGTTGTCGAAACCGACAGCATTCATCGGGTACAGGAATGTCACGTAATTATCTACCACATTCTTTGGGACCTGGTTCACACACTGCTGGCGGACGATCGCGGTTCATTGGCCGTTATGGGATGA
- a CDS encoding glycosyltransferase family 2 protein — MNLSIALCTYNGAAYIKEQLESIAAQTRTPDELVISDDQSTDDTLRLVEEFAATAGFPVRLSVNELNLGTAKNFEKAISLCRGDVILLSDQDDVWHSDKLESVERIFEAKPHLSLVFSNAELLDETLRIFDETLFDRLNFNGRKQRLMKSGRALDVQLRENLICGCTVAFRANLKELVLPISSHGPLVHDGWIVLLIAAVGEIDFINRPLLKYRQHSTQQSRVTRTRGWYEIMTSSEIDRASCVRQAHQLNEAFERLTAYGLSQDKERLLREKIVFLHKRADLPVPKFSVGVQ; from the coding sequence ATGAATCTCTCAATAGCCCTGTGCACTTATAACGGCGCTGCTTATATAAAAGAGCAGCTCGAGAGTATTGCTGCCCAGACACGGACGCCGGACGAGCTGGTCATTTCGGACGATCAGTCGACTGACGACACGCTCAGGCTGGTGGAGGAGTTTGCGGCCACCGCCGGTTTTCCGGTGCGCCTTTCAGTCAACGAATTAAACCTGGGTACCGCTAAGAACTTTGAAAAAGCCATAAGTCTTTGCCGCGGCGATGTGATCCTGCTTAGCGATCAGGATGACGTCTGGCACAGCGACAAGCTCGAATCAGTTGAGCGAATTTTTGAGGCAAAGCCTCATCTCTCGCTGGTCTTCTCGAACGCCGAGCTCCTCGATGAAACGCTCAGGATCTTTGACGAGACACTTTTTGACCGGCTTAATTTCAACGGTCGAAAGCAAAGGTTGATGAAAAGCGGCCGGGCGCTTGATGTTCAGCTGCGCGAGAACCTGATTTGCGGTTGTACGGTGGCATTCCGCGCAAACCTCAAGGAACTGGTCTTGCCGATTTCCAGCCATGGTCCGTTGGTTCACGATGGATGGATTGTGTTACTCATTGCGGCCGTCGGCGAAATCGATTTCATCAACCGGCCGCTGCTGAAATACCGGCAACATTCGACCCAACAGTCTCGCGTGACCAGGACCAGGGGCTGGTACGAGATCATGACTTCTTCCGAAATCGATCGCGCTAGTTGCGTTAGGCAGGCCCATCAGCTGAACGAAGCATTCGAACGCCTTACGGCGTACGGCCTCAGCCAGGATAAAGAGAGGCTTTTGCGCGAAAAGATAGTGTTTTTGCATAAAAGAGCAGACCTGCCTGTCCCGAAATTCAGCGTTGGCGTACAGTAG
- the hypF gene encoding carbamoyltransferase HypF: protein MDIRQTVEIRVRGTVQGVGFRPTVWRLACDEGLVGEVLNDGFGVLIRTTGNSGAISQFLTRLHSEAPPLSQIEDVETQVLNLLDFEDFRIAESVSGENCTRVTPDAAICAACRAEVLDPNERRYGYPFANCTHCGPRFSIVNEVPYDRVNTTMADFPMCASCAREYQQPADRRFHAQPIACSTCGPQIWLEQTETGASSTHLRTSAALDAAIELLKRGAVVAIRGLGGFHLACDATNPEAVQRLRQRKHRYGKPFALMARDVETIRRYCYVTATEADLLQSPEAPIVLLAANGNEKLPEGIAPGLNTVGFMLPYTPLHLLITRQIDRPLVMTSGNLSDEPQVTTLDVARTGLRGIADGMLMHDREIANRIDDSVVRIMAGKPSLLRRARGYAPSAVRLPPGFEDAPDLLAYGGELKATFCVLKDGAAILSQHQGDLEDISTFEDYQKNLQLYSRIYDHQPRLLVADMHPEYLSNKLAKQRSAADELPLLEIQHHHAHIASCMVENGVALDAPPVLGIALDGLGFGDDGTIWGGEFLLADYRGYRRVATFKPVAMLGGAQAIREPWRNTYAHLIAGPGWTQFVEKFSELELYRYLMTKPLPTIDRMLETGLNVPLASSCGRLFDAVAAALGLCADQALFEGQGAMELEALAEQWTSSASEPPYKFAITAQATSGLLCLESSPMWQELLEDLSRRTPLAQMAARFHYGLAKAIRDLVARIRATSEAGASLNTIALSGGCFQNKLLLEELVRLLNADGLSCLLHAKVPTNDGGLALGQAAIAAARHIERSHPADLQSDSQLM from the coding sequence ATGGATATTCGGCAAACAGTCGAAATCCGTGTCCGAGGGACAGTGCAAGGCGTTGGCTTTCGGCCAACCGTCTGGCGCTTGGCGTGTGACGAGGGGCTGGTGGGCGAAGTTCTTAATGACGGCTTTGGAGTATTGATCCGAACCACCGGAAATTCGGGCGCCATCTCGCAGTTCCTTACCCGGTTGCACAGCGAGGCGCCCCCGCTGTCGCAGATCGAAGATGTCGAGACGCAGGTCTTGAACCTGCTGGACTTTGAGGACTTCCGCATTGCGGAAAGTGTAAGTGGCGAGAACTGCACGCGTGTCACTCCCGATGCCGCGATTTGCGCGGCCTGTCGCGCGGAGGTGTTAGATCCGAACGAACGCCGATACGGTTATCCTTTCGCGAACTGCACACACTGCGGGCCGCGCTTTTCGATCGTGAATGAGGTTCCCTACGACCGTGTTAACACGACGATGGCGGACTTCCCGATGTGCGCATCCTGTGCCCGCGAGTATCAACAGCCGGCCGACCGCCGCTTTCATGCACAACCGATCGCTTGCTCCACATGCGGGCCTCAGATCTGGCTGGAGCAGACGGAGACCGGCGCGAGCTCGACACATCTCAGGACGTCCGCGGCCCTGGACGCTGCTATCGAATTGCTAAAGAGAGGCGCGGTGGTAGCAATTCGTGGGTTGGGCGGATTTCATCTGGCTTGCGATGCCACTAATCCAGAAGCCGTCCAGCGCCTGCGCCAGCGAAAGCATCGATACGGCAAACCATTCGCGCTAATGGCCAGAGATGTTGAAACGATTCGCCGCTACTGCTACGTGACGGCAACCGAGGCCGATTTGTTACAGAGTCCCGAAGCCCCCATCGTGTTGCTTGCGGCGAACGGTAACGAAAAGTTGCCGGAGGGCATTGCGCCCGGACTGAATACTGTGGGCTTCATGCTGCCTTATACGCCCCTGCACTTATTGATAACACGGCAGATCGATCGGCCGCTTGTCATGACCAGCGGCAATCTTTCTGACGAACCACAGGTCACGACTCTCGATGTCGCGCGGACCGGCCTGCGCGGCATCGCCGACGGAATGTTGATGCACGATCGCGAGATTGCAAACCGCATCGATGATTCGGTGGTGCGCATCATGGCCGGCAAACCATCGCTGCTTCGTCGTGCCCGCGGTTACGCCCCAAGTGCAGTGCGTTTACCGCCCGGCTTCGAGGATGCTCCCGACTTGCTCGCTTATGGGGGCGAGTTAAAAGCTACATTCTGCGTCTTGAAAGACGGGGCTGCGATTCTTTCACAGCACCAGGGTGATCTGGAGGACATTTCGACGTTCGAGGATTACCAAAAGAACCTGCAACTCTATTCGCGGATTTACGATCATCAGCCCCGCTTGTTAGTCGCGGATATGCATCCGGAATATCTTTCCAACAAACTCGCCAAACAGCGCTCTGCAGCCGATGAACTGCCTCTTCTTGAAATTCAGCATCATCACGCACATATAGCTAGTTGCATGGTAGAAAACGGCGTCGCGTTGGACGCGCCGCCCGTGCTTGGTATTGCACTCGACGGGCTCGGCTTTGGCGATGACGGCACGATCTGGGGTGGGGAGTTTTTGCTGGCGGATTATCGGGGCTATCGACGGGTGGCGACGTTCAAACCAGTTGCCATGCTGGGCGGCGCCCAGGCCATCCGCGAACCCTGGCGCAACACGTACGCGCACCTGATCGCTGGTCCGGGCTGGACGCAGTTTGTCGAAAAGTTTTCCGAGCTCGAACTCTATCGTTACTTGATGACCAAGCCATTGCCGACAATCGATCGCATGCTGGAGACCGGACTAAACGTACCGTTGGCCAGTTCGTGCGGCAGACTTTTCGATGCGGTTGCGGCGGCCCTGGGACTATGCGCCGATCAAGCTCTCTTCGAAGGCCAGGGCGCCATGGAACTGGAAGCCTTAGCCGAGCAGTGGACGTCTTCGGCTTCCGAGCCGCCGTATAAGTTTGCGATCACCGCGCAAGCTACCAGCGGGTTGCTCTGTCTTGAATCGTCACCAATGTGGCAGGAACTGTTAGAGGATCTCAGCCGGCGGACTCCGCTCGCTCAAATGGCTGCGCGTTTTCACTACGGACTTGCGAAGGCGATTCGCGACCTGGTCGCTCGCATTCGTGCCACAAGCGAAGCCGGCGCCTCGCTGAATACAATCGCGCTTAGCGGCGGCTGCTTCCAGAATAAACTCTTGTTAGAAGAACTAGTGCGGTTACTAAACGCAGATGGGCTAAGTTGTCTCTTACACGCCAAAGTCCCCACCAACGACGGAGGGCTGGCGCTGGGACAGGCTGCTATCGCGGCGGCACGTCATATCGAGCGTTCTCATCCGGCGGACTTGCAGTCCGACTCGCAACTAATGTAA
- a CDS encoding class I SAM-dependent methyltransferase produces MSRNPPMKRSHSFTTDADFLAAVTKVYDDGWFDYAKAWKGRDDLEGEEWRHFAAAVKPGGTILDVGCHSGRDTRQLLDRGYRVTGIDVSEQALRLYREQCPEARTIKMSLLDLPTLGEQFDGIWFSYVLVHIPFKLVPDALAALDSVLHPEGAMMMMVTVVEESQERIHDSHMMFDEDGAPRKVPVAHWAPDPLIALFRSRFEISWMNLRPFVDGWAQLSLLLRPRRTPANTQEH; encoded by the coding sequence ATGTCACGGAACCCACCGATGAAGCGTAGCCATTCATTTACCACGGACGCTGACTTTCTAGCCGCTGTGACTAAGGTCTATGACGACGGCTGGTTCGACTACGCTAAGGCCTGGAAAGGACGTGACGACCTGGAAGGTGAGGAATGGCGGCATTTCGCAGCGGCCGTCAAGCCGGGTGGGACAATTCTTGATGTGGGGTGTCATTCAGGACGGGACACGCGGCAGCTGCTCGATCGTGGGTATCGGGTCACCGGGATTGACGTGAGCGAGCAAGCCTTGCGGCTATACCGGGAACAGTGTCCGGAAGCACGGACGATAAAGATGAGCCTGCTGGATCTGCCAACTCTGGGAGAGCAGTTCGATGGCATTTGGTTTTCCTACGTCCTGGTACATATCCCATTCAAACTAGTGCCCGATGCCCTCGCCGCCCTGGATAGCGTACTGCATCCGGAAGGCGCAATGATGATGATGGTGACCGTGGTCGAGGAGTCGCAAGAGAGAATTCATGACAGCCATATGATGTTCGATGAGGACGGTGCGCCGCGCAAGGTTCCGGTTGCCCATTGGGCCCCCGATCCGCTGATCGCGCTTTTCCGATCCCGCTTCGAGATTAGCTGGATGAATCTTAGACCGTTTGTTGATGGGTGGGCTCAGCTTAGTCTTCTTCTCCGGCCGCGGCGTACGCCAGCCAACACTCAGGAGCATTGA
- the hypC gene encoding HypC/HybG/HupF family hydrogenase formation chaperone codes for MCLGIPGQIVKITDVARQMALVDVSGVQREISLECVVDDYHPLEKCVGHWTLVHVGFGMSLINEEEAEATLKVLRELGEVQAELLAMKESASSPPSNIPATQLPELVA; via the coding sequence ATGTGTCTTGGAATCCCTGGTCAAATAGTGAAGATCACCGACGTTGCGCGGCAAATGGCGCTCGTCGATGTTAGTGGCGTCCAACGAGAAATAAGCCTCGAGTGCGTAGTTGACGACTACCACCCACTCGAAAAGTGCGTCGGCCACTGGACATTGGTGCATGTTGGCTTCGGTATGAGCCTGATCAACGAAGAGGAGGCAGAGGCCACGTTGAAGGTTCTGAGGGAGCTCGGCGAGGTGCAGGCGGAACTTCTTGCCATGAAGGAATCGGCGTCGAGTCCGCCTTCAAACATTCCGGCAACTCAGTTGCCCGAACTTGTGGCCTAA
- the hypE gene encoding hydrogenase expression/formation protein HypE, giving the protein MSSVVEMAKKNGKPRHRGKVRVSTITLAHGGGGKAMHDLIDDVFLEAFDNDGESPLEDQARLSLSDLTALGDRLAFTTDSYVVQPLDFPGGNIGKLAICGTVNDLAVGGAIPLYLSCSVIIEEGLPVETMREVARTMAATAREAGVTVVTGDTKVVERGACDKLFINTAGVGVIRAGVNLGVDQAQPGDVILVNGVLGDHGAAILNARGDMRLTTPIESDCASLHGLIDALLKAVPTTRFLRDATRGGIATVLNEIAEASQVGIEIYEDRTPIRSEVKGFCEILGLDPLYLANEGKIICVVPSEDAEAALAAMKSHPLGTEAANIGEVNDHRPGRVVMQTVFGGRRIVDMLVGEQLPRIC; this is encoded by the coding sequence ATGAGTAGCGTTGTAGAGATGGCTAAAAAGAACGGCAAGCCCAGGCACCGCGGCAAGGTGCGGGTTAGCACTATCACACTCGCCCACGGCGGCGGCGGCAAGGCGATGCACGACTTGATCGACGACGTCTTCCTCGAGGCGTTTGATAACGACGGCGAGTCGCCACTTGAAGATCAGGCGCGTCTCTCTCTATCCGACCTGACGGCGCTCGGCGATCGGCTGGCCTTTACCACCGATTCATACGTCGTCCAACCACTCGATTTTCCGGGTGGCAATATCGGCAAGCTGGCAATCTGCGGCACGGTTAACGACTTGGCGGTGGGTGGCGCGATACCACTCTACTTGTCTTGTTCGGTAATTATTGAGGAAGGCCTGCCGGTCGAAACCATGCGTGAAGTGGCCAGGACAATGGCGGCCACTGCGCGGGAGGCCGGCGTGACCGTGGTTACCGGCGATACCAAAGTTGTCGAACGCGGCGCCTGTGACAAGTTGTTTATTAACACTGCCGGTGTTGGTGTCATTCGCGCCGGCGTCAATCTCGGCGTCGACCAGGCTCAACCCGGTGACGTCATCCTGGTCAATGGAGTGTTGGGCGACCACGGTGCGGCGATCCTCAATGCCCGCGGAGACATGAGGTTGACGACGCCGATCGAAAGCGATTGTGCGAGTCTGCACGGTCTGATCGATGCCTTGTTAAAAGCCGTTCCTACGACGCGCTTCCTGCGGGATGCAACCCGCGGCGGAATTGCGACCGTCTTGAACGAAATCGCCGAGGCGTCGCAGGTTGGCATCGAGATCTACGAAGATCGCACGCCGATCCGGAGCGAGGTCAAAGGCTTCTGCGAAATTTTAGGTCTGGATCCGCTCTACCTTGCCAACGAGGGCAAGATCATCTGCGTCGTACCATCGGAAGATGCTGAGGCCGCACTCGCGGCAATGAAGTCTCATCCGCTGGGCACAGAAGCCGCGAATATCGGCGAGGTGAACGACCACCGGCCAGGCCGTGTGGTGATGCAGACCGTCTTTGGCGGACGCCGCATCGTCGACATGCTCGTCGGCGAACAGTTGCCGCGGATTTGTTAA